In Maniola jurtina chromosome 2, ilManJurt1.1, whole genome shotgun sequence, the following proteins share a genomic window:
- the LOC123876127 gene encoding uncharacterized protein LOC123876127 isoform X2 — MSAKIIVHKFEEESNYKTLQITIGGNDQDLSDIKFSNWQDGKTEMKKKEKEQHWLSCMWLKTCYQFSLPKLLLCNACDRKFRNYDQLYNHRYKLGHFMPKISVENNCAYPTLVYQCEICGQWFSTIAQLRVHRSQYHPQFDNGTSYNVDTSSATE; from the exons ATGTCAGCAAAAATAATTGTTCATAAGTTTGAGGAAGAGAGTAACTATAAAACTTTACAGATTACTATTGGGGGAAATGACCAAGATTTGTCTGATATTAAATTCAGTAATTGGCAAGATGGTAAAACCGaaatgaaaaagaaagaaaaag AACAGCATTGGCTGTCGTGTATGTGGTTAAAAACATGTTACCAATTTTCATTGCCTAAGCTGTTACTTTGCAATGCTTGTGATCGCAAATTTAGGAACTATGATCAGCTATATAATCATAG atacaAACTAGGACACTTTATGCCTAAGATCTCTGTTGAAAACAATTGTGCATATCCAACACTTGTGTACCAGTGTGAAATTTGTGGACAGTGGTTTAGTACCATAGCTCAACTCCGAGTTCACAGGAGTCAATATCATCCACAATTTGATAATGGAACATCATATAATGTT GATACGTCATCAGCAACCGAATAA
- the LOC123876127 gene encoding zinc finger protein 480-like isoform X1 — protein sequence MSAKIIVHKFEEESNYKTLQITIGGNDQDLSDIKFSNWQDGKTEMKKKEKGKPRLVVKMVSDSNFSHMNIDSCFKVVDYADKYLSNILNKNSHIREDIKANYHTRNANLDESNSELDMYRKHHEALNEQPNDMRQNDHTMSQLNMNTFHFDNHMFDGIDPLECCLEKVNKNNALIMENIHMLNRTLNYTKKKEILDTINPKPLHPCNACGKCFVYETGLRRHFSVRHASLDTQPLWQLVWTCTECFQVWPRQDLAHEHANQCSNSNNIDLVQEIKTSSLLQCEFCEKVFTCIPRLLRHAKMHSVTNNFECNACNIVFSCYKTTEQHWLSCMWLKTCYQFSLPKLLLCNACDRKFRNYDQLYNHRYKLGHFMPKISVENNCAYPTLVYQCEICGQWFSTIAQLRVHRSQYHPQFDNGTSYNVDTSSATE from the exons ATGTCAGCAAAAATAATTGTTCATAAGTTTGAGGAAGAGAGTAACTATAAAACTTTACAGATTACTATTGGGGGAAATGACCAAGATTTGTCTGATATTAAATTCAGTAATTGGCAAGATGGTAAAACCGaaatgaaaaagaaagaaaaaggtAAACCTCGACTAGTTGTGAAAATGGTTTCGGATAGTAATTTTAGCCATATGAATATAGATTCCTGCTTTAAGGTAGTGGATTATGCGGACAAATACCTTAGCAATATTCTGAATAAAAATAGTCACATACGAGAAGACATAAAAGCAAATTATCACACAAGGAATGCTAACTTAGATGAATCCAATAGTGAGCTAGATATGTATAGAAAGCATCATGAAGCCCTAAACGAACAGCCAAACGACATGAGACAAAATGATCACACAATGTCACAATTAAACATGAATACATTCCATTTTGATAACCATATGTTTGATGGAATAGATCCCCTAGAATGTTGTCtagaaaaagtaaataaaaacaatgctTTAATAATGGAAAACATTCATATGCTTAATAGAACTTTAAACtatactaaaaagaaagaaatattgGACACAATCAATCCAAAACCATTGCATCCCTGCAATGCATGCGGAAAGTGTTTCGTTTATGAAACTGGCCTACGCAGACATTTTTCTGTGAGACATGCCAGTCTAGATACGCAACCACTTTGGCAGTTGGTTTGGACATGCACTGAATGCTTTCAGGTCTGGCCAAGACAGGATCTGGCTCACGAGCATGCAAACCAGTGCTCTAACTCAAATAATATTGACCTTGTCCAGGAAATTAAAACCTCGTCACTATTACAATGTGAATTTTGCGAAAAAGTATTCACATGTATCCCTAGATTGCTAAGACACGCTAAGATGCATTCAGTGACAAATAATTTCGAATGTAACGCATGTAATATTGTATTTTCATGTTACAAAACTACAGAACAGCATTGGCTGTCGTGTATGTGGTTAAAAACATGTTACCAATTTTCATTGCCTAAGCTGTTACTTTGCAATGCTTGTGATCGCAAATTTAGGAACTATGATCAGCTATATAATCATAG atacaAACTAGGACACTTTATGCCTAAGATCTCTGTTGAAAACAATTGTGCATATCCAACACTTGTGTACCAGTGTGAAATTTGTGGACAGTGGTTTAGTACCATAGCTCAACTCCGAGTTCACAGGAGTCAATATCATCCACAATTTGATAATGGAACATCATATAATGTT GATACGTCATCAGCAACCGAATAA